One genomic segment of Acropora muricata isolate sample 2 unplaced genomic scaffold, ASM3666990v1 scaffold_754, whole genome shotgun sequence includes these proteins:
- the LOC136907816 gene encoding uncharacterized protein, producing the protein MQLLLFNFAFIFPCRLHFSGIHGNSSQFIDISNVIYDSEKISLRDVFVRSGFAVKIEEDPDKLGPCRLGTFVDSSRTHPSCKYCPAGGYYSDSLAFVSNSCKKCPTGSFVNLNDAPGKSHFDCKACPTGTDGKSFAGFRACYCQKGFFRRHMFKGCEACAMYDGFKCTNDSFYLEEGYWWKWENETHKELFISFRDALSKNSSVDKNSIFEYPYPLPQPHKCPRPESCLGGMDSNCSKGYEGPLCDVCRHGYYKQLKTCRKCPSKSWMIGQLCLIAAAILLITVVVAWRSKKQIKKKKDRSLGDLILSKLKIVIGFYQVTSGVIEAFAFIKWPESLTFIGEYSEMLQLNLLQIAPIHCLFANLKVDAFGRLYAILSINAAVIIFGFTFYGIKKALITRKTLESQEEKAKKISETKQTAYKAVFFLLYVTYLSTCSKTANVLPLACRAICYTENDTQCENFLRADFTINCSSQEFRRPVIVAYFSIIYIIVLPTSALVMLWRHWKTLKTPADEDQNDESTYSQRSEVIAGLSFLFQNYKIRRWYWEFVETARKVILTSGIILLGAESRAYIGMALILSGFYGMFFAHMKPIEDPSENSLMLSSLAVTYVNLVIGAVSRIPEEVALDTLYPNLEKVLFDMLVIGANVLVILILLVQYAIFIYRFFKEWRKNPRWSFSCCLALLLPLTDLQQEVLGMAGKNVLKQQLKTGNVDMPSLSGALKESGAVSIELTILPEHPEKTSGSPSEETETGRKKEGNTDKGTVSTGDEPKKQAMTRKKKVKQQLQIGNVNMSSDSGPLKRSGAERIVHASIHERPKKTRGCLNKERKPAGKRETNTVKVAFDKDEEPEKNRLPQDNLQQEIRKMRSKNPLKQQLQTGNVNTPSKSGALKKSGVVRIVHASIHERPKKTRGSLPEEKKAVEEKEKVAEKVAFDKGEEPEKKRMPQDNLQQEIKQMRSKNPLAQQLQTDNVNNPPASGDLKKKGAVDFILVTIHEQPKEACGSPSEERGTGVKTHGADKQVATNTPEEELEETHL; encoded by the exons atgcaactattattatttaattttgcttttatcTTTCCGTGCCGTTTACATTTCAGTGGTATCCATGGAAACTCGTCTCAATTTATCGATATCTCCAATGTGATATATGATAGTGAAAAAATCTCTTTACGTGATGTGTTTGTTCGAAGTGGATTTGCTGTCAAAATTGAAGAGGATCCCGACAAGCTTGGCCCGTGTCGTTTAGGGACCTTTGTTGATAGCTCTCGCACTCATCCAAGCTGTAAATACTGCCCCGCTG GTGGCTACTATTCAGACAGTTTAGCTTTTGTGAGTAACAGTTGCAAGAAATGTCCAACTGGCAGCTTCGTCAACCTCAATGATGCTCCtggaaaaagccattttgatTGCAAAGCTTGCCCTACAG GGACGGACGGAAAGTCATTTGCAGGATTCCGGGCCTGTTACTGTCAAAAGGGATTCTTCCGAAGACACATGTTTAAAGGTTGCGAAGCTTGTGCGATGTATGATGGATTTAAATGCACAAATGACTCCTTTTATCTTGAAGAAGGATACTGGTGGAAATGGGAGAACGAGACGCACAAAGAGCTTTTCATTTCCTTTCGTGACGCCCTAAGCAAGAATTCATCTGTTGACAAAAATTCCATCTTTGAGTATCCATACCCTCTTCCTCAACCACATAAATGTCCAAGACCGGAGTCATGTTTGGGAGGCATGGATTCCAATTGTTCTAAAGGTTATGAAGGGCCATTGTGTGATGTGTGCCGGCACGGATACTACAAACAGTTGAAGACGTGCAGAAAGTGCCCATCAAAGAGTTGGATGATTGGACAGCTCTGCCTTATAGCGGCAGCAATTCTTTTAATAACTGTGGTTGTAGCTTGGAGAAGCAAAAAGcaaattaagaagaaaaaagatcGCTCCCTGGGGGATCTTATTcttagcaaattgaaaattgtcATTGGTTTCTACCAAGTCACTTCTGGAGTTATTGAGGCATTTGCATTCATAAAATGGCCCGAGTCACTCACATTTATCGGAGAATATTCTGAGATGCTCCAGCTCAATCTCCTCCAGATCGCTCCAATCCACTGCCTCTTTGCAAATCTGAAAGTGGATGCTTTTGGAAGATTGTATGCTATACTTAGTATAAATGCTGCAGTCATCATTTTCGGATTCACTTTTTATGGCATCAAGAAAGCCTTAATAACCAGAAAGACCTTGGAAAGCCAAGAAGAAAAGGccaagaaaatttcagaaacaaagcAGACGGCCTACAAAGccgtttttttccttctttacgTAACCTACCTGAGCACGTGCTCGAAGACAGCAAATGTTCTTCCCCTTGCTTGTCGCGCTATTTGCTACACCGAAAATGACACACAATGTGAAAACTTTCTAAGAGCTGATTTCACAATAAATTGTTCAAGCCAAGAATTCCGGCGACCTGTTATTGTGGCATACTTCAGTATCATCTACATCATTGTTTTACCCACATCAGCCCTGGTTATGCTTTGGAGGCATTGGAAAACTCTAAAAACACCAGCTGACGAAGATCAGAATGATGAGTCGACATATTCCCAACGTTCCGAGGTCATCGCAGGTTTGagctttttgttccaaaactacAAGATTCGCAGGTGGTATTGGGAATTTGTTGAAACAGCTCGAAAAGTGATTCTTACATCTGGTATTATCCTGTTGGGAGCAGAGAGCAGAGCTTACATTGGAATGGCTCTTATTCTGTCTGGTTTTTATGGTATGTTTTTTGCTCACATGAAGCCGATAGAGGATCCTTCAGAAAATTCCTTGATGTTGTCTTCCCTTGCAGTCACGTACGTCAATCTCGTAATAGGTGCTGTAAGTAGAATCCCAGAAGAAGTGGCTCTAGATACATTGTACCCAAACCTGGAAAAAGTCTTGTTCGACATGTTGGTGATTGGAGCGAATGTCTTGGTTATTTTAATCCTTTTGG tCCAGTACGCCATATTCATTTATCGCTTTTTCAAGGAGTGGCGTAAGAACCCACGGTggtctttttcttgttgtttggcATTGCTTCTTCCCCTGACTGACCTCCAGCAAGAGGTACTAGGAATGGCGGGAAAAAACGTATTAAAACAACAGCTGAAAACTGGCAACGTCGACATGCCATCGTTGTCTGGTGCGCTTAAGGAAAGCGGAGCAGTGAGCATTGAACTTACCATTTTGCCGGAGCACCCAGAAAAGACCAGTGGATCTCCTTCTGAGGAAACGGAAACTGGCCGAAAAAAAGAGGGAAATACTGACAAGGGGACAGTTAGCACAGGAGATGAACCAAAGAAGCAAGCcatgacaagaaaaaagaaagtgaagcaGCAACTGCAAATTGGTAACGTTAACATGTCATCGGATTCTGGACCCTTAAAGAGAAGTGGAGCAGAGAGAATTGTCCATGCCAGTATTCATGAGCGcccaaaaaaaacaagaggatgCCTGAATAAAGAAAGGAAGCCTGCTGGAAAAAGGGAAACAAATACTGTGAAGGTGGCATTTGACAAAGACGAAGAACCGGAGAAGAATCGTCTGCCTCAAGATAACTTGCAACAAGAGATAAGAAAGATGAGAAGCAAAAATCCATTGAAACAACAGCTGCAAACTGGTAACGTCAATACCCCATCAAAgtctggagccttaaagaaaagCGGTGTAGTGAGAATTGTCCATGCCAGTATTCATGAGCGcccgaaaaaaacaagaggatcccttcctgaagaaaagaaagctgttgaagaaaaggaaaaagttgctGAGAAGGTGGCATTTGACAAAGGAGAAGAACCAGAGAAGAAACGTATGCCTCAAGATAACTTACAGCAAGAGATAAAACAGATGAGAAGCAAAAATCCATTAGCACAACAGCTGCAAACTGATAACGTCAATAACCCACCGGCGTCTGGAGACTTAAAGAAAAAGGGAGCAGTTGATTTTATCCTTGTCACTATTCATGAGCAACCGAAAGAGGCTTGTGGGTCTCCCTCTGAAGAAAGGGGCACTGGTGTAAAGACACATGGAGCTGATAAGCAAGTGGCAACTAACACACCTGAGGAGGAGCTGGAGGAGACCCACTTGTGA